In Solirubrobacterales bacterium, the DNA window TGAAACTCTCGATCACCGAAAAGGCCTCCGAGTCACCCTCCTCCTCGGTGAAGCGGGTGAAACCGGTGAGATCAATGAAGCAGAGCGTGATCCGGATGTGGTCGAGGTTGGTGTCGCCACCGAACTCGGCCTCCATGTGGCCGATCACATCCTGCTCGACGAAGTACCGCACGTACCGGTCATGGAGATAGTCGAAGATCGGCATCGAGTGGTCCGAGGCACGATCGGCCATCTCCCCCATCTCCCTGGCGATCTCGAGAGCGCCGAGCCCGTCCCGGATCATCGGCTCATGCACGAAGAGATGGAACAGCCGGACCTCGGCATCGGCGATCCGCCTGATCGCCTGCGCGTAGACCCGGAGGATCTGAAGCGTCGCCTCGACCGGAAGGCCGGACTCGTTGATGCTGACGAGCCTCTGGATCGCCTCGATGTCAACCTCGGAGAGGGTCCGCTCTCCCCCGGTCGGGGTGCCCAGGATGGTCATCACCCGCTCGATCAGTTCCACCTCCAGGCCGGTCCTCTTTGCCGCCTCGTCGAGGGTGAAGCGCTCCGAACGGTCGGCGAAGACGTCCTCGGCCAGTCCGGTCGCGAGCTTGCCCTCCCGTCCGGCCGACTTGAG includes these proteins:
- a CDS encoding MerR family transcriptional regulator, which codes for MSSDDNISLNEAARRAGVSAATLTRWAEEKVVPVRKGQWTSATAAQARVVARMRERGHSLEELKSAGREGKLATGLAEDVFADRSERFTLDEAAKRTGLEVELIERVMTILGTPTGGERTLSEVDIEAIQRLVSINESGLPVEATLQILRVYAQAIRRIADAEVRLFHLFVHEPMIRDGLGALEIAREMGEMADRASDHSMPIFDYLHDRYVRYFVEQDVIGHMEAEFGGDTNLDHIRITLCFIDLTGFTRFTEEEGDSEAFSVIESFTEAAAATLPPDAGIVKTIGDEVMVVSPDPESLVEWAVGFLALFEDRPKPRAGIHYGAAVFRDGDYFGSQVNLAHRVVNRALGGEVMITEAVRMTITEHPDLTTEPIGEVDLKGFPVPTPLFLVRERD